The Luteimonas galliterrae genome contains a region encoding:
- a CDS encoding SDR family NAD(P)-dependent oxidoreductase: MSAAATPIAIAAAALADRVVLIAGAYGGLGAAAAKACARAGATVVLLGRKVPKLNRIYDAVAKEGPEPLLYPLDLEGASPGDYAELAARIESELGHLDGLLHCAAEFRGLTPFEHADPAAIARALHVNVTAPCWLTQACLPLLARAQDAAVVFALDDIARVGQAYWGGYGLAQHARAGLVAMLHAELANSSVRVSGLQPGPMRTALRAAAYAEDGDRDARDPADYADACVALLSAAGAERRGQVWTVRA, from the coding sequence GTGAGCGCCGCCGCGACGCCAATCGCAATTGCCGCCGCCGCGCTGGCCGATCGCGTGGTGTTGATCGCAGGCGCCTACGGCGGCCTTGGCGCGGCCGCGGCGAAAGCCTGCGCGCGCGCAGGCGCCACCGTGGTGCTGCTGGGACGCAAAGTACCCAAGTTGAACCGGATCTACGATGCGGTCGCCAAGGAAGGGCCGGAGCCGTTGCTCTACCCGCTGGACCTGGAAGGCGCTTCGCCCGGGGACTACGCGGAACTCGCGGCACGCATCGAGTCCGAACTCGGGCACCTGGACGGCCTGCTGCATTGCGCCGCCGAATTCCGCGGCCTGACGCCGTTCGAACACGCCGACCCGGCGGCCATCGCGCGTGCATTGCACGTCAACGTCACCGCGCCGTGCTGGCTCACCCAAGCCTGCCTGCCGCTGCTGGCGCGCGCGCAAGACGCCGCGGTCGTGTTCGCGCTGGACGACATCGCGCGCGTCGGCCAGGCCTACTGGGGCGGTTACGGCCTGGCCCAGCATGCACGCGCCGGCCTGGTGGCCATGCTGCACGCAGAACTGGCCAACAGCAGCGTGCGAGTGTCCGGTTTGCAGCCCGGGCCGATGCGGACCGCGTTGCGCGCCGCCGCCTATGCGGAAGACGGCGACCGCGACGCGCGCGATCCGGCCGATTACGCCGACGCCTGCGTGGCGCTGCTGTCCGCCGCCGGTGCCGAGCGGCGCGGCCAAGTTTGGACAGTGCGCGCGTGA
- the grxD gene encoding Grx4 family monothiol glutaredoxin, which produces MSVMERIQAEVEGHPIVLFMKGTPQFPMCGFSSRTVQALKAAGVGEMHTVNVLEEPEIRANLPRYSNWPTFPQLFINGELIGGCDITLELYESGELARMVSETQRA; this is translated from the coding sequence ATGTCCGTAATGGAACGGATCCAGGCCGAGGTCGAAGGCCATCCGATCGTGTTGTTCATGAAGGGGACGCCGCAGTTCCCGATGTGCGGCTTTTCCAGCCGTACCGTGCAAGCGCTGAAAGCCGCCGGCGTCGGCGAGATGCACACCGTCAACGTGCTGGAAGAACCGGAAATCCGCGCCAACCTGCCGCGCTATTCCAACTGGCCGACGTTTCCGCAGCTCTTCATCAACGGCGAGCTGATCGGCGGTTGCGACATCACGCTGGAGCTCTACGAATCCGGCGAACTGGCGCGGATGGTGTCGGAGACGCAGCGCGCGTGA
- a CDS encoding superoxide dismutase, which translates to MAIELPPLPYDRTALEPHISGETLDYHYGKHHKAYIDNLNKMIEGTEFADMALEDIVRKSQGGMFNNAAQIWNHTFYWNCLKPLGGGEPTGKVADAINKAFGDFARFKDEFTKTSVGTFGSGWGWLVQRPDGSLALASTPNAATPLTGEDAPLLTCDVWEHAYYIDYRNARPKYVEAFWNLVNWDFVASNMK; encoded by the coding sequence ATGGCCATAGAACTGCCCCCCCTGCCCTACGACCGCACCGCGCTGGAGCCGCATATTTCCGGCGAAACCCTCGATTACCACTACGGCAAGCACCACAAGGCCTACATCGACAACCTCAACAAGATGATCGAGGGCACCGAGTTCGCCGATATGGCGCTCGAGGACATCGTCCGCAAGTCCCAGGGCGGCATGTTCAACAACGCCGCGCAGATCTGGAACCACACGTTCTACTGGAACTGCCTGAAGCCGCTGGGCGGCGGGGAGCCGACCGGCAAGGTGGCCGATGCCATCAACAAGGCCTTCGGCGATTTCGCCCGGTTCAAGGACGAGTTCACCAAGACCTCCGTCGGCACCTTCGGCTCGGGCTGGGGCTGGCTGGTACAGCGCCCGGACGGCTCGCTGGCCCTGGCCAGCACGCCCAACGCCGCCACGCCGCTGACCGGCGAAGACGCCCCGCTGCTGACCTGCGACGTGTGGGAGCACGCCTACTACATCGACTACCGCAACGCGCGGCCGAAGTACGTCGAGGCGTTCTGGAACCTGGTCAACTGGGATTTCGTCGCGTCGAACATGAAGTGA
- a CDS encoding 5-(carboxyamino)imidazole ribonucleotide synthase, whose translation MTTVGILGGGQLARMLALSGAPLGLRFLVMDTAPDACAGQFVPMVVGDYRDEAALAEFASRVDVATFDFENVPAESAQWLSERVPVFPNPRALGVAQDRLAEKTLFRKLGIPVPDFADIATRAGLDEAVAKIGLPCILKTRRLGYDGKGQFRIKSAADVDAAWQSLGAQAQTVGLILEAFVPFERELSVVAVRGRDGEFRAWPLTENWHVDGVLSASLAPAEADAGLAETALEYARKLADALDYVGVFALELFCRAGQLLANELAPRVHNSGHWTIEGAETSQFENHLRAVLGLPLGDTRMLGHACMLNWVGELPNAAPVLREPGGHWHDYGKSPRAGRKVGHATLRADNAAALAGALQRIGDALARGAQTAPVIRSLQA comes from the coding sequence ATGACCACGGTAGGCATACTCGGAGGCGGGCAGCTGGCCCGCATGCTCGCGCTTTCCGGCGCGCCGCTGGGCCTGCGCTTCCTGGTGATGGACACCGCACCCGACGCCTGCGCCGGCCAGTTCGTGCCGATGGTGGTCGGCGATTACCGCGACGAAGCCGCGCTGGCCGAATTCGCCTCGCGCGTCGACGTGGCCACTTTCGATTTCGAGAACGTGCCGGCCGAGAGCGCGCAATGGTTGAGCGAGCGCGTGCCGGTGTTCCCGAATCCGCGCGCGCTCGGTGTGGCGCAGGACCGTTTGGCGGAGAAGACGCTGTTCCGCAAGCTCGGCATCCCGGTGCCGGATTTCGCCGACATCGCGACGCGCGCCGGGCTGGACGAGGCCGTCGCGAAGATCGGATTGCCGTGCATCCTCAAGACGCGCAGGCTCGGTTACGACGGCAAGGGCCAGTTCCGCATCAAATCCGCTGCCGATGTCGATGCCGCGTGGCAATCGCTAGGCGCGCAGGCGCAGACGGTCGGCCTGATCCTAGAAGCGTTCGTGCCGTTCGAGCGCGAGTTGAGCGTGGTCGCCGTGCGCGGCCGCGACGGCGAGTTCCGCGCCTGGCCGCTGACCGAGAACTGGCATGTCGACGGCGTGCTGTCGGCCAGCCTAGCCCCGGCCGAGGCCGACGCGGGCTTGGCCGAAACCGCATTGGAATACGCGCGCAAGCTCGCCGACGCTTTGGATTACGTCGGCGTGTTCGCGCTGGAACTGTTCTGCCGCGCTGGACAATTATTGGCCAACGAATTGGCCCCGCGAGTGCACAACTCCGGGCATTGGACCATCGAAGGCGCCGAGACGTCGCAATTCGAAAACCATCTGCGCGCAGTGCTGGGCTTGCCGCTCGGCGATACGCGGATGCTTGGCCACGCCTGCATGCTCAACTGGGTCGGCGAACTGCCCAATGCCGCACCAGTGTTGCGCGAACCGGGCGGGCATTGGCACGATTACGGCAAGTCGCCGCGCGCCGGGCGCAAGGTGGGGCATGCGACGTTGCGTGCAGACAATGCGGCCGCGCTGGCGGGCGCATTGCAGCGCATCGGCGATGCGCTGGCACGGGGCGCACAGACCGCACCCGTGATCCGCTCATTGCAAGCCTGA
- the purE gene encoding 5-(carboxyamino)imidazole ribonucleotide mutase yields the protein MSANPNLPLVGIVMGSRSDWETMQHAAQKLELLGVPHEVRVVSAHRTPDALFDYAAQAAQRGLRAIIAGAGGAAHLPGMLAAKTAVPVLGVPVQSKALNGMDSLLSIVQMPAGVPVATFAIGNAGASNAALFAAAMLSAEHPQIAAALEAFRQRQTEEVASNDDPRK from the coding sequence ATGTCTGCCAATCCCAACCTCCCGCTCGTGGGCATCGTGATGGGCTCCCGCTCCGACTGGGAGACGATGCAGCACGCGGCGCAGAAGCTCGAATTGCTCGGCGTGCCGCACGAGGTGCGCGTGGTGTCGGCGCACCGCACGCCCGACGCGCTGTTCGACTACGCGGCCCAGGCGGCGCAGCGAGGGCTGCGCGCGATCATCGCCGGCGCCGGCGGCGCGGCGCACCTGCCGGGCATGCTGGCGGCCAAAACCGCGGTGCCGGTGCTGGGCGTGCCGGTGCAGTCCAAGGCGCTCAACGGCATGGATTCGCTGCTGTCGATCGTGCAGATGCCGGCCGGCGTTCCTGTCGCGACGTTCGCCATCGGCAATGCCGGCGCATCGAATGCCGCATTGTTCGCGGCGGCGATGCTGTCCGCGGAGCATCCGCAGATCGCAGCCGCGCTGGAGGCGTTCCGCCAGCGCCAGACCGAAGAAGTCGCCAGCAACGACGACCCGCGGAAATGA
- a CDS encoding Trm112 family protein translates to MDRKLLDILVCPASRQPLSLLDRAGLDALNRAVAAGGVKRNDGSAQADAVREALVTRDRKTVYRLDDGIPVLLVEEGIATAQVDGFPGG, encoded by the coding sequence ATGGACCGGAAACTGCTCGATATCCTCGTCTGCCCCGCCAGCCGGCAGCCGCTGTCGCTGCTGGACAGGGCTGGGCTCGACGCCCTGAACCGCGCGGTCGCCGCCGGCGGCGTCAAGCGCAACGACGGCAGCGCGCAAGCCGATGCGGTGCGCGAGGCGCTGGTGACGCGCGACCGCAAGACCGTGTACCGGCTGGACGACGGCATCCCGGTGCTGCTGGTCGAGGAAGGCATCGCGACCGCGCAGGTCGATGGTTTCCCGGGCGGATGA
- the nadC gene encoding carboxylating nicotinate-nucleotide diphosphorylase yields the protein MSRDFSPPPAAAIQADVARALAEDLGGGDVTAALLPDVEDVAYLLCKQDAVIAGRPWFDACHRTLDPQVAIDWRIAEGDRVGKGAVLATLRGHARSLVSAERASLNFLQTLSGTATATAAYVDAVRGTRAQILDTRKTLPGLRLAQKYAVRAGGGVNHRIGLYDAVMLKENHVRAAGGLTAAIRAARAMHPSLPLIVEVETLAQLEEALREGCERILIDDFDAATRRMAVRIADGRIPLEVSGGVDLAGVRAIAEDGVDCISIGALTKHVQAIDLSLKLGPPPSPAG from the coding sequence ATGAGCCGGGATTTCTCCCCGCCGCCCGCGGCGGCGATCCAAGCAGACGTGGCCCGCGCGCTGGCCGAAGACCTGGGCGGCGGCGACGTGACCGCGGCGCTGCTGCCCGACGTCGAGGATGTCGCCTATTTGCTGTGCAAACAGGATGCGGTGATCGCGGGCCGGCCCTGGTTCGATGCCTGCCATCGCACGCTCGATCCGCAGGTCGCCATCGACTGGCGCATCGCCGAGGGCGATCGCGTCGGCAAAGGCGCGGTATTGGCGACGTTACGCGGCCATGCGCGCAGCCTGGTCAGCGCCGAACGCGCGTCGCTCAACTTCCTGCAAACGCTCAGCGGCACGGCGACCGCCACCGCCGCTTATGTCGACGCCGTGCGCGGCACGCGCGCGCAGATCCTCGACACCCGCAAGACCCTGCCCGGCCTGCGCCTGGCGCAGAAATACGCGGTGCGCGCGGGCGGCGGCGTCAACCACCGCATCGGCCTGTACGACGCGGTGATGCTGAAGGAAAACCACGTCCGCGCCGCCGGCGGCCTGACCGCGGCGATCCGCGCGGCCCGCGCGATGCATCCTTCGCTGCCGCTGATCGTGGAGGTGGAAACGCTGGCGCAACTGGAAGAAGCGCTGCGGGAAGGCTGCGAGCGGATCCTGATCGACGATTTCGACGCGGCCACGCGCCGGATGGCCGTTCGCATCGCCGACGGACGTATTCCGCTAGAGGTTTCGGGCGGCGTCGACCTGGCCGGCGTGCGTGCCATCGCCGAGGACGGAGTCGACTGCATCTCGATCGGCGCGCTGACCAAGCATGTGCAGGCGATCGACTTGTCGTTGAAGCTGGGGCCGCCGCCGAGCCCGGCCGGCTGA